CACGTTTGTAGTCAAGTTGAGCTTGACGCGCATCAATTGCAGGAAGTTCGCCACATACAAGTACACGTACATTTTTCTTCGCGCCAGTCACTTCAAGTACGCCATCAGCAATACTTGGTGCAATGATCACTTCGACGAATTGACGGTCAACAATAGCTTGAGCAGTTGCAACGTCTAATTCACGGTTGAATGCAATGATGCCACCGAAAGCAGACTCAGGGTCAGTTGCATAAGCAAGATCATAAGCTGCTTGGATGCCGTCAAGAGAAACAGCAACACCACAAGGGTTTGCATGTTTTACAATGACACAAGCAGGTTTCGCAAATGATTTCACACATTCAAGTGCTGCGTCAGTGTCTGCAATGTTGTTATAAGACAGTTCTTTACCTTGTAACTGTTTAGCTGTAGAAACAGATGCTTCAGTCGCAGTTGCTTCTACATAAAAAGCAGCAGATTGATGCGGGTTTTCACCGTAACGTAAATCTTGAACTTTGTTCAATTGCGTATTGAAAGTACGGGCAAATTTATCTGCTTGACCTGCCTCGACACCTACGCGAGCACCTAAGTAAGATGCAATCATACCGTCGTATTGTGCAGTATGTTCAAATGCTTTAACAGCAAGGTCAAAACGTGTTGCATGAGACAATGCACCATCCGCTTTAAGCTCTGCAATTACAGTTGCATAGTCAGCAGCATTCACCACAATACCTACAGAAGCATGGTTTTTCGCAGCAGCACGAACCATGGTTGGACCACCAATGTCGATATTTTCAATTGCATCTGCAAGTGAACAGTTTGGTTTTGCAACAGTTGCCGCAAATGGGTAAAGGTTAACCACAACTAAATCGATCGCGTCGATATTGTGTTCAGCCATGACAGCTTCGTCTAGACCACGGCGAGCCAAAATACCGCCATGAATTTTCGGATGTAGCGTTTTAACACGACCGTCCATCATTTCTGGAAAACCAGTGTGCTCTGAAACTTCAACTACGGCAACATTGTTGTCTTTAAGCAACTTATATGTACCACCAGTAGATAAAATTTCTACCCCAAGAGCAGCAAGGTTTTGGGCAAATTCAACGATTCCAGTTTTATCTGAAACAGAGATTAAAGCGCGTTTAATAGTCATGATCTTCGTCAACAGTTCTTAAGTCTAGAGATTTAAACAAATAGGCAAAACGTAGGTAAAAAAAATGCCCACGCAAGCCGTGAGCATTTTATCATTTATTCACTCATTAAACCGTGAGCTTTTAACTTTTTACGTAAAGTACCACGGTTCAGTCCGAGAATTTCAGCAGCGCGAGTCTGATTCCCACGCGTATATTCTAAAACAACAGATAAAAGAGGTTTCTCCATTTCTGCTAGCACCATGTCATACACTTGAGATGGTTGCTCACCTTGCAATTGTGCAAAATAGTGGCGAACTGCGCGATCTACGTGAATACGTAAAGCGACATCAGATTGTGCAGTAAAAATAGGAGATTTGCTATTCATGCGAGTTAATCCGAAAATTCAGATACTACTTGGGTAAAGTAATATAAATGTGGTCTAAAAAATATCGAGCTCCGTTTTAGATCCTAAAACGGTGGGCTCTAAAACAAGAACAATTAGCTTGCCACAACCTAATGCAATTGAGTGAAAAATAAGCGTAACAATAAATTAATATTTGTTACTGATCACTTTAAAACAAAAACAATCCCTGATGCGCAAAATGAGAGATTAAGCACATGGTCAAGACTATATTTATTGTGAAAAATTGCGAGGAGTTTGCGGTACAAAGCTTTCGTGGCGCGTATGATACCATTGTCTAAGAAAAAGTGAGCAAGAAAACTACATTTTTTTTAATTTTTTTATAGTTTTTTTCAATATTAAGGGTGAATTATTTCTAATTTCCAACTGTCAATCTTTTTTTTCTGAATTGGTAACTTAAAATTAAAGCTATAAGGGCTATTTTGTGGAATGCGTCGAATCCGAGATAAACTTTCTACAAGATATTCATCAGAAGATATAATAAATGTTTTAAAGAGTTTGCCTTCCTTATTATATAGAGACACTTTAATTAAGGGTAATTCTAAGCTTTTGGAAAATTGATTGATCAACTGACCTGAAAACTCGGTTTCATTATTTAGCGTAGCTTTAACTTGTAGGTTGTTGACTAAAATTTTTTTATAACGTTGATCAATGGTTTCACAGCGTAATACTGAGCAGGTCTGAGTAAAAATTGTATTTAAAATAGGATAGCGGTCTAGTAGATTGGGGTTAAACCATAAAATTTGAAAACTTAAAATAGAAACCAAAGCAATATTGATCAATGTCCATATGATGTAATAAAAGCGAGTTTTTTGAATTTGTGCATGTGCTTTATGATTATGATGAGTCGCCAAATGTAAGGATGGAAAGGCATTAAAACCATCATCTTGTACAACTTTGAGGCTATTGAGATAAGTTCTTAAATCAATATTTGAGTTTTGAATTTTACGATTAAAAAAATCAGTAATATTGTTTTTCTCAAGTTCGAACGTTGCAGCATCGCCTGTTGGAAATTGGCTAAAAATAGGTTGGGTGACAGAATTAAGTGCAGTGATGTCATTTTCAGTAGAGCTGATCTCATTTAAATGAAGTAGTGCATTAAATTGAGTTGAGCATTTCGCACAACAAACCTCACCGCCTGCAACAGTCAGTTGCATCACAGAGACTCGATATAAAGTTAAGCACTGGGGGCAGCGGGTTTGTTTGTCACTCATAAGTTTATCAATGTATGGATTTATGCTTGATGGCGTTTTCCTGAAATACGGCACCAATTTTCATCACGTTTTTCAACGTTTAATATATCAAAAAACTCAGCATATACTTGAGAAACATCCTCTACTTGTTCTTCAATGACACCTGCAAGTGCAAATTCACCCTCAGGTTTAATTAAAGTTGAAAATTCTTTCGCAAGCATCATGAGTGGACCTGCTAAAATGTTAGCAACAAAAACATCTGCTTGTTGTCCCGCCAATACTTGATTGAATTCTTCAGGCAAACCGACATACAGATTTTCCAATACACCATTTAACTCAGCATTTTGTTGTGTGGCTAAAACAGCTTGTGGGTCAATATCGGTTGCATACACTTTTTTTGCGCCAAGCAAAAGTGCCGCAACACCTAAAATGCCTGAACCACAACCATAGTCAATGACGATCTTATCTTTCACATCAGTTTTGCCTAACCATTGTAAGCATAAGAACGTAGAAGCATGGTTACCTGTACCAAAAGCCAAACCTGGATCAAGTTTAATATTAACTGCATCAGCCTCAGGCGCTTCCATCCATTCGGGTACGATCCAGTATTTTTCAGCAATTTGAATGGGTTCGTAGGCATCCATCCATGTGCGTTCCCATTCTTGATCTTCTAAGAATTCACTACGCATCGGTTCTGTTGGTAGTTGTGTACGAATAAAGGTTTCTAAAGCGGCGACATCAATTTCTTCATTATCTTCTTGCGCATAAATGCCAGTGACAATCACTTTATTCCAAAGTGGTGTTTCACCTGGTAGTGGTTCAAGTAAGTCTTGGTTTTCAGCATCGTCAAGGGTAACGCTTACAGCGCCAAGTGAACTTAATAATGTTTCTGTAAAATCAACTCGAGCTTGCTCAACTGTAATATGAATTTGTAACCACTTCACGGCAAAGACCTAATACTTTTCTTAAAAGCAGTATTGTAGCGGAAACCATGCACTTGTGCTGTATCAAATTAAAAAATGGACGTTGAACGTCCATTTTAAACATAGGATCTGATATTAAGTCTTTGATAGAGAAGCAGAGGTCGAAACAGATTGATGGTCTGCCAAACGTGAAATGAGCATGCCAAAAATAGCTGCGAAAAAATACATAAAAATAGAATAAACGGCTGCTGGTATCGCAACGGTCGTGTTATTTATAACAGTCAGTGCAATGGTCATGGCTAAAGTACTGTTATGAATGCCAATTTCAAAGGCGCAGGCACGTGCTTGAGCACTACTAATTCCTAAAAAACGTGGGACAAAATAACCAATTAACAGGCTACAAATACAAAAAATAATCGTTGCAATTCCCACTTGAGCGATATATTCCACAATGTGCGCACGCTCTTTGGTAATGGCGCCAATAATAATCAAAACTAAAAATACAACTGAAAAAATGCGTAAAGGCTTATTTAGTTTTTCACTAAAATGAGGTGCATAACGTCGAATGGTCATTCCTATAGCAACAGGAATGAGAATAATGGCAAAAACTTGCACTATTTTACTGAATTGCATGCTGATTTGCTGAGCATCGTTCATAAAATATTGAATCGAAAAATTAACAATGAAAGGTAGGGTTAGCGCTGCGATTATTGAGTTGATCGCGGTCAGCGTGATATTTAGCGCAATATCACCTTTAAATAAATAGCTAAATAAGTTTGCTGTACTTCCACCAGGTGAAGCAGCAAGCAGCATTAAACCTACAGCAAGTAAGGGCTGTAAAGCGAGGATTTTACATAGAATAAAAGCAATACCGACGAGGAGTACGAGTTGACAAAATAAAGCGATGACCACAGCTTTCGGATGTTGAGTGACTCGTGCAAAATCTTTTAGAGTAAGCTCAAGCCCTAAGCCAATCATAATAATGGCAAGAGCAAGAGGTAGCATCATGGTGATAATCCCTGAATCCATATACTTTTCCTTTTTGTTGTTTTAAATCGTGCTAAGTTTTAGCCTAAACGATTTATGGAAAAGTGGAATAGAAATTTAGAATAAATTAAGAATTATTTGATCGTATTGGACATTTTGATTAAAGCAAAAGGCGATCAATAAAAATTGATCGCCTTTTGAGTTATATTTTCAAGCTGAAAATAATAAAGCTTATTCATTTAAAGGCATTATTGTGCTACATCAGGTGCATCTACAGCAGCTTCGGGATTGGCTTGTTGTGTTGCATCAGTAGCTGGTGTTACTGCTTCAGGACTTGCTTGTTGCGTTGCATCAGTAGCAGGAGCTTCTGATTGAACCGCAGATGTACTTTCTACAGCTACAGCTGGTGTATTTTCAATTGTTGTAGGTTGAGCTTGAACAGCTGCTGTTGCACCACCTGCTGGTGCAGGGAAAGTAAATTGCAATTTACCATTTTCATTGGGTTCACAACTACCGTTATAAGTTACACCTTTATTGGCATAAACAACCCAATCTCCTTGCTTTTTATTTTTACAAACTTGAATTTGCTTGTTAACTTCCGCTTTGCTTGAGTTTTCATCTGCTGCATGGGCAAAGCTTGTACCTACAAAACACATAAGTGAAAGAGAAAGTACCTTTGAGATTGTATTTTTCATGACATGCATCCTTTATTTATTCAATCAAATAATAATGAGGGAAAAATAACCCTGATCTCTACGTTCGTTATTCATACTAGGAAATTTTTTAAGCAAGTTATATTTGATTTATGAGAGTGAACTGCTACAGAATGTGACGGTGTGTTAATAGTATGAAACCACGAAGGAAAATAAAAATTGTAAATCATCCTCATACTAAAGTTAAAAATTTGCTATAATTTTACGTCATTTTATTTTCTCTCAATTATCACTATGCATTATCCTAAAGTTTACGATGTCATTGTTATCGGCGGCGGTCACGCAGGTACGGAAGCAGCACTTGCTGCGGCACGTATGGGTCGACAGACTTTACTCCTTACTCATAACATTGAGACTTTAGGACAGATGAGCTGTAACCCAGCCATTGGTGGTATTGGTAAATCTCACCTTGTACGTGAAATTGATGCCTTGGGTGGTGCAATGGCATTGGCTGCCGATAAAGGCGGTATTCAATTCCGTATTTTAAATTCACGTAAAGGTGCAGCAGTACGTGCGACACGTGCGCAAGCTGACCGTATCCGTTATAAAGCTGCAATTCGTCATACTTTAGAAAACCAAGCAAATTTGGACATTTTCCAACAAGCAGCGGATGATTTAATTGTTGAAGGCGATACAGTAAAAGGTGTAGTGACACAAATGGGAATTCGCTTTGATGCGAAAACGGTTGTGTTGACCACAGGCACATTCTTAGGTGGTGTGATTCACGTGGGGTTAAATAATGCTTCAGGTGGTCGTGCGGGTGATCCTCCTTCAATTTCATTGGCGGCTCGTTTACGAGAATTAAAGCTACCTGTAGGTCGTCTAAAGACAGGTACACCACCACGTATTGATGCACGTTCAGTTGATTTTTCTGTGATGACACCACAACCAGGCGATTTCCCATCGCCAACCATGTCATTCATGGGGGATGTATCGATGCATCCTGAGCAAGTCAATTGCTATATTACCCATACCAATGAACGTACGCATGACATTATTCGTGGTGGTCTAGATCGTTCACCAATGTATACAGGTGTGATTGAAGGTGTTGGGCCTCGTTATTGCCCATCCATTGAAGATAAAATCAATAAATTTGCAGATAAAAACTCGCATCAAGTGTTCTTAGAGCCTGAAGGTTTGGATACACACGAATTATATCCAAATGGTATTTCTACATCACTTCCTTTCGATGTTCAGTTTGAATTGGTTCGTTCGATTCGTGGTATGGAAAATGCACACATTCTTCGTCCGGGTTATGCGATTGAATATGATTATTTCAATCCACAAGCGTTGAAATTCTCTTTAGAAACCAAAGCCATTAATAACTTGTATTTCGCAGGTCAAATTAACGGGACTACAGGTTATGAAGAAGCAGGTGCGCAAGGTCTATTGGCAGGTTTAAATGCTGCGCGTCGTGCATGGGATCAGGAACAATGGACACCGAAACGTGATGAAGCGTATATGGGTGTGCTTGTGGATGACTTGATTACCTTGGGTACCAAAGAACCGTACCGTATGTTTACCTCACGTGCCGAATATCGTCTGATGTTGCGTGAAGACAATGCCGATCAGCGTTTAACTCCAATTGGCCGTGAAATGGGCTTGGTGGATGATGCGCGTTGGGCAAACTATTGTGAAAAAATGGAAGCTGTAGAAAAAGAAACGGGTCGTTTACAGCATCTTTGGGCTGCGCCAAACAATCCTTTGGGTAAAAAATTCGTTGATTTGACAGGGGATGATCTGTCTAAAGAAACCAATGCGATTGATTTACTCAAACGTCCAAATATCAATTTCTCACAAATTGCTGAAATCACGGGTTCAGAAGTGACTGCATTTGTCGGTGAGCAAATTGAAATTGCGGTGAAATATGCCGGTTATATCAACCGTCAGCAAGAAGATGTTGCGCAAATGAAGCGTTTAGAAGATACGCGTATTCCTGCTGATTTTGATTATGATGTAGTTTCTGGTCTTTCTCGTGAAATTACCTTGAAGTTGAAAGATGTACGTCCTGAAACTTTAGCTCAAGCAAGTCGTATTCCAGGTGTAACACCTGCGGCAGTTCAGTTGGTGATGATTACGATTCGTAAAAATAATGCGGCGAAAAAGTCTGCATAATTTTTCAGCT
The DNA window shown above is from Acinetobacter piscicola and carries:
- the purH gene encoding bifunctional phosphoribosylaminoimidazolecarboxamide formyltransferase/IMP cyclohydrolase, with amino-acid sequence MTIKRALISVSDKTGIVEFAQNLAALGVEILSTGGTYKLLKDNNVAVVEVSEHTGFPEMMDGRVKTLHPKIHGGILARRGLDEAVMAEHNIDAIDLVVVNLYPFAATVAKPNCSLADAIENIDIGGPTMVRAAAKNHASVGIVVNAADYATVIAELKADGALSHATRFDLAVKAFEHTAQYDGMIASYLGARVGVEAGQADKFARTFNTQLNKVQDLRYGENPHQSAAFYVEATATEASVSTAKQLQGKELSYNNIADTDAALECVKSFAKPACVIVKHANPCGVAVSLDGIQAAYDLAYATDPESAFGGIIAFNRELDVATAQAIVDRQFVEVIIAPSIADGVLEVTGAKKNVRVLVCGELPAIDARQAQLDYKRVNGGLLVQDQDLGMITKDDLKVVTKRAPTEQEIDDMIFAWKVAKYVKSNAIVYAKNRQTIGVGAGQMSRVNSARIAAIKAEHAGLVVEGAVMASDAFFPFRDGIDNAAKAGIKCIIQPGGSMRDEETIAAADEAGIAMVFTGMRHFRH
- the fis gene encoding DNA-binding transcriptional regulator Fis, with protein sequence MNSKSPIFTAQSDVALRIHVDRAVRHYFAQLQGEQPSQVYDMVLAEMEKPLLSVVLEYTRGNQTRAAEILGLNRGTLRKKLKAHGLMSE
- a CDS encoding DUF3426 domain-containing protein translates to MSDKQTRCPQCLTLYRVSVMQLTVAGGEVCCAKCSTQFNALLHLNEISSTENDITALNSVTQPIFSQFPTGDAATFELEKNNITDFFNRKIQNSNIDLRTYLNSLKVVQDDGFNAFPSLHLATHHNHKAHAQIQKTRFYYIIWTLINIALVSILSFQILWFNPNLLDRYPILNTIFTQTCSVLRCETIDQRYKKILVNNLQVKATLNNETEFSGQLINQFSKSLELPLIKVSLYNKEGKLFKTFIISSDEYLVESLSRIRRIPQNSPYSFNFKLPIQKKKIDSWKLEIIHP
- the prmA gene encoding 50S ribosomal protein L11 methyltransferase; translation: MKWLQIHITVEQARVDFTETLLSSLGAVSVTLDDAENQDLLEPLPGETPLWNKVIVTGIYAQEDNEEIDVAALETFIRTQLPTEPMRSEFLEDQEWERTWMDAYEPIQIAEKYWIVPEWMEAPEADAVNIKLDPGLAFGTGNHASTFLCLQWLGKTDVKDKIVIDYGCGSGILGVAALLLGAKKVYATDIDPQAVLATQQNAELNGVLENLYVGLPEEFNQVLAGQQADVFVANILAGPLMMLAKEFSTLIKPEGEFALAGVIEEQVEDVSQVYAEFFDILNVEKRDENWCRISGKRHQA
- a CDS encoding bile acid:sodium symporter family protein, with product MDSGIITMMLPLALAIIMIGLGLELTLKDFARVTQHPKAVVIALFCQLVLLVGIAFILCKILALQPLLAVGLMLLAASPGGSTANLFSYLFKGDIALNITLTAINSIIAALTLPFIVNFSIQYFMNDAQQISMQFSKIVQVFAIILIPVAIGMTIRRYAPHFSEKLNKPLRIFSVVFLVLIIIGAITKERAHIVEYIAQVGIATIIFCICSLLIGYFVPRFLGISSAQARACAFEIGIHNSTLAMTIALTVINNTTVAIPAAVYSIFMYFFAAIFGMLISRLADHQSVSTSASLSKT
- the mnmG gene encoding tRNA uridine-5-carboxymethylaminomethyl(34) synthesis enzyme MnmG; protein product: MHYPKVYDVIVIGGGHAGTEAALAAARMGRQTLLLTHNIETLGQMSCNPAIGGIGKSHLVREIDALGGAMALAADKGGIQFRILNSRKGAAVRATRAQADRIRYKAAIRHTLENQANLDIFQQAADDLIVEGDTVKGVVTQMGIRFDAKTVVLTTGTFLGGVIHVGLNNASGGRAGDPPSISLAARLRELKLPVGRLKTGTPPRIDARSVDFSVMTPQPGDFPSPTMSFMGDVSMHPEQVNCYITHTNERTHDIIRGGLDRSPMYTGVIEGVGPRYCPSIEDKINKFADKNSHQVFLEPEGLDTHELYPNGISTSLPFDVQFELVRSIRGMENAHILRPGYAIEYDYFNPQALKFSLETKAINNLYFAGQINGTTGYEEAGAQGLLAGLNAARRAWDQEQWTPKRDEAYMGVLVDDLITLGTKEPYRMFTSRAEYRLMLREDNADQRLTPIGREMGLVDDARWANYCEKMEAVEKETGRLQHLWAAPNNPLGKKFVDLTGDDLSKETNAIDLLKRPNINFSQIAEITGSEVTAFVGEQIEIAVKYAGYINRQQEDVAQMKRLEDTRIPADFDYDVVSGLSREITLKLKDVRPETLAQASRIPGVTPAAVQLVMITIRKNNAAKKSA